A single genomic interval of Oryza sativa Japonica Group chromosome 7, ASM3414082v1 harbors:
- the LOC107277068 gene encoding cysteine-rich receptor-like protein kinase 10, whose protein sequence is MRAPAIANFNLNFFRVRNNFFASIEVGKHSTNNSASKILVITLPTVTVAIVAAISLCIWNVRKKRSLARYSRPDTTEDFESVKSGLLSLASLQVATDNFHKSKKIGEGGFGEVYQGLLSGQEVAVKRMAKDSHQGLQELKNELILVAKLHHKNLVRLVGFCLEKGERLLVYEYMPNKSLDTLLFDTEQRKRLDWATRFKIIEGTARGLQYLHQDSQKKIVHRDMKASNILLDADMNPKIGDFGLAKLFEQDQTREVTSRIAGTFGYMPPEYVMCGQYSTKSDVFSFGILVIEIVTGQRRNSGPYFSEQNGVDILSIVWRHWEEGTTAEMIDHSLGRNYNEAEVVKCINIGLLCVQQNPVDRPTMADVMVLLNSDATCSLPAPAPRPTSLIDGSSGYSTGYSTEWSGCNQLVAGS, encoded by the exons ATGCGCGCGCCGGCCATCGCGAACTTCAACCTCAACTTCTTCAGAGTTCGTAATAACTTTTTTGCAAGCATTGAGGTTGGCAAACACA GTACGAATAATTCAGCAAGCAAAATTCTGGTAATCACCTTGCCGACAGTGACAGTTGCCATCGTAGCTGCAATTTCCCTTTGTATCTGGAATGTGCGTAAGAAGAGAAGTTTGGCGAGATACTCCAGAC CTGATACAACTGAGGATTTTGAAAGTGTCAAGTCAGGCCTGTTATCTCTGGCATCGCTGCAAGTGGCAACCGATAACTTCCACAAAAGCAAGAAGATTGGTGAGGGGGGATTCGGTGAAGTTTATCAG GGACTACTGTCCGGGCAAGAAGTGGCCGTGAAGAGGATGGCCAAGGACTCTCACCAGGGGCTACAAGAGCTGAAAAATGAGCTAATTCTTGTCGCCAAACTTCATCACAAGAATCTTGTTCGTCTCGTTGGGTTTTGCCTCGAAAAAGGGGAGAGACTGCTCGTCTATGAGTATATGCCAAACAAAAGCCTCGACACCCTTCTTTTTG ATACAGAGCAAAGGAAACGGTTAGACTGGGCCACACGATTTAAGATCATAGAAGGTACCGCTCGGGGACTCCAATATCTTCACCAGGACTCTCAGAAGAAGATCGTCCACCGTGATATGAAGGCAAGCAATATTTTGCTAGATGCTGACATGAACCCTAAGATTGGGGACTTTGGCCTCGCCAAGCTCTTCGAGCAGGACCAAACTCGAGAAGTCACAAGCCGCATTGCTGGGACATT CGGTTACATGCCTCCTGAGTACGTGATGTGCGGGCAGTACTCTACAAAATCAGACGTGTTCAGTTTCGGCATTCTCGTAATAGAGATAGTGACGGGCCAAAGAAGGAACAGTGGGCCATATTTCTCTGAGCAAAATGGTGTAGATATATTGAGCATA GTATGGAGGCACTGGGAAGAGGGGACAACAGCAGAGATGATCGACCATTCCTTGGGAAGAAACTACAATGAGGCTGAGGTGGTAAAATGCATCAACATCGGACTCCTATGTGTCCAGCAAAACCCTGTAGATAGACCTACAATGGCGGATGTCATGGTTTTGCTTAACAGCGACGCTACTTGCTCTCTGCCGGCTCCTGCACCTAGGCCAACATCTTTGATTGATGGAAGCTCTGGTTACTCAACAGGTTACTCAACAGAATGGTCTGGTTGCAACCAATTGGTAGCTGGGAGCTAG
- the LOC4343567 gene encoding uncharacterized protein gives MPLDWRDGRVLAALVPMTKIITHEGDEGEFVPFPRRDDVTDLAVCDPISRRYVIIPAIPGDLITSGEQRDCLFDFNAFLAPATEEEMADSSFRVVATAQCKSKLFVFVFSSRSEEWRKLSIRQWEHLRRGCELVGAGSGRFLLGPALLCTLPLVLGAEGDGQVARS, from the coding sequence ATGCCCCTGGACTGGCGGGACGGCCGAGtcctcgccgccctcgtccCCATGACCAAGATCATCACCCACGAAGGCGACGAAGGGGAGTTCGTTCCGTTCCCCAGGAGGGACGACGTCACGGACCTCGCCGTCTGCGACCCCATATCCAGGCGTTACGTCATCATCCCCGCGATCCCCGGCGACCTAATAACCTCCGGTGAGCAGCGAGATTGCCTGTTCGATTTCAACGCCTTCCTCGCTCCCGCCACCGAAGAGGAGATGGCGGATTCGTCGTTCAGGGTGGTGGCTACAGCGCAGTGCAAAAGCAAGTTGTTTGTGTTCGTCTTCTCTTCACGCTCCGAAGAATGGCGTAAGCTTTCAATTCGACAGTGGGAGCATCTTCGCCGCGGATGTGAACTCGTCGGTGCTGGTTCAGGCAGATTTCTTCTTGGCCCCGCGCTACTATGCACATTGCCGCTTGTACTGGGTGCTGAAGGAGATGGACAAGTTGCTCGTTCTTGA